A region of Cellulophaga sp. RHA19 DNA encodes the following proteins:
- a CDS encoding glycoside hydrolase family 28 protein, giving the protein MYKLLLHTIKIVLTVSITALTFSVTAQTKVYDVTKFGAKGDSITVNTKALQKAIDKCSKKGGGIVHIANGVFISGTIILKNNVILNISKNAKLIGSNNPLDYKSIDTFTDAVGQERGTCLIGAVDATNIGITGSGIIDGNGASFLAKNLALKKKELGIIDVKFGTNRPFLLRFVRSSQITLKDIYLKQAAAWACHFYQSENITVDHINIYNHANKNNDGIDLDSSNSVEIKNCTINSGDDAICIKATSTLPTHNVKVSNCTLKSDWGAIKFGTESMGDFYNIAISNCKIYDTKGGGIKILSVDGANIYNIIIDSIKMTNVDMPIFMRLGERLNTYRYAKKRTVGSIKDILISNINATSRNLKQSRVSPPSGIFITGTPNHKITSLQLQNISINLPGGGSKEDKLIEVPEDEKRYPEFNFFNVLPAYGLYARHISELKTTNVSFKLTNKDYRNESLIIE; this is encoded by the coding sequence ATGTATAAACTACTATTACATACTATAAAAATAGTACTAACTGTTAGTATTACTGCACTTACTTTTTCGGTTACGGCACAAACCAAAGTTTACGATGTTACAAAATTTGGAGCAAAAGGAGATAGTATAACTGTAAATACAAAAGCACTACAAAAGGCTATAGATAAATGCTCAAAAAAAGGAGGCGGAATTGTACATATTGCTAACGGCGTTTTTATTAGTGGTACAATTATTTTAAAAAATAACGTAATTCTTAACATTAGCAAAAACGCAAAGTTAATTGGTAGCAACAACCCTTTAGACTATAAAAGCATAGATACATTTACAGATGCCGTTGGCCAAGAAAGAGGAACTTGCTTAATTGGTGCAGTAGATGCTACAAATATTGGTATTACAGGTAGCGGAATTATAGACGGCAATGGCGCTTCTTTTTTAGCTAAAAACTTAGCTTTAAAAAAGAAAGAACTTGGCATTATAGATGTAAAATTTGGAACTAATCGTCCATTTTTACTACGGTTCGTAAGATCGTCCCAAATTACATTAAAAGATATTTACCTAAAGCAAGCTGCTGCTTGGGCTTGCCATTTTTATCAATCAGAAAACATAACAGTAGACCATATAAATATTTATAATCACGCTAATAAAAATAATGATGGTATAGATTTAGACTCTAGTAACAGTGTTGAAATAAAAAATTGCACTATAAATTCTGGTGACGATGCCATTTGTATTAAAGCAACAAGCACGTTACCTACACACAATGTTAAAGTAAGTAATTGTACTTTAAAGAGTGATTGGGGAGCAATAAAATTTGGCACAGAATCTATGGGAGATTTTTACAATATAGCTATTAGCAATTGTAAAATATATGATACTAAAGGTGGTGGTATAAAAATACTTAGCGTAGATGGTGCCAACATATATAATATAATTATAGACAGTATAAAAATGACCAATGTAGATATGCCAATTTTTATGCGTTTAGGTGAGCGCCTAAATACATATAGATACGCTAAAAAAAGAACTGTGGGTTCTATTAAAGATATTCTTATTTCTAATATAAATGCAACTAGTAGAAATTTAAAACAATCTAGAGTGTCACCGCCTTCTGGAATTTTTATAACGGGTACTCCAAATCATAAAATAACATCTTTACAACTACAAAACATTTCAATTAACTTACCTGGCGGTGGTTCTAAAGAAGATAAATTAATAGAGGTACCAGAAGATGAAAAAAGATATCCGGAATTCAACTTCTTTAATGTTTTACCTGCCTATGGTTTATATGCCAGACATATTAGTGAGTTAAAAACAACCAATGTTAGTTTTAAGCTTACAAATAAGGATTACAGAAACGAATCTTTAATAATAGAATAG
- a CDS encoding family 16 glycosylhydrolase, with amino-acid sequence MKSILRVTKKITLLLIFICVGQSFAQKTPFFKEGQDPKPNHKKWKLVKNMSDEFNGKKVNESKWQISGQGWIGRAPGLFLADNIKVKDGSLQITTTMLDKPVTKNGKVYTHGGGYVGSRNAMKYGFYECKMKANKTFMSSTFWLINESREQNGCDKRVTELDIQETVGQIINKAEWMKHFDEAMNSNTHSRNIPEGCNFVKGSVKSKGSINGKTYDDFHVYGVWWKSKDEILFFIDGNFVSKVKPAADFNIDMYLRMVVETYDWNPVPEDGGMNGSKEERTTTYNWVRTWKLIDTK; translated from the coding sequence ATGAAATCTATTTTACGTGTAACTAAAAAAATTACATTACTACTAATTTTTATTTGTGTTGGGCAATCTTTTGCTCAAAAAACTCCGTTTTTTAAAGAAGGACAAGATCCCAAACCTAACCATAAAAAATGGAAATTGGTAAAAAACATGTCTGATGAATTTAACGGCAAAAAAGTAAATGAGAGTAAATGGCAAATATCTGGTCAAGGATGGATTGGCCGTGCTCCAGGATTATTTTTAGCCGATAATATTAAGGTTAAAGATGGTAGCTTACAAATTACAACCACTATGTTAGATAAGCCCGTTACTAAAAATGGTAAAGTATACACCCATGGCGGTGGTTATGTTGGTTCTAGAAACGCAATGAAATACGGCTTTTACGAATGTAAAATGAAAGCCAACAAAACCTTTATGTCTTCTACTTTTTGGTTGATAAATGAATCTAGAGAACAAAATGGTTGTGATAAAAGGGTTACAGAACTAGACATACAAGAAACTGTGGGTCAAATTATAAACAAAGCAGAATGGATGAAACATTTTGATGAAGCAATGAACTCTAACACACATAGTAGAAACATACCGGAAGGTTGTAACTTTGTAAAAGGCTCTGTAAAATCTAAAGGTAGTATTAACGGCAAAACATATGATGATTTTCATGTATACGGAGTGTGGTGGAAATCTAAAGATGAAATTTTATTTTTTATAGATGGTAATTTTGTCTCTAAAGTAAAGCCTGCAGCAGATTTTAATATAGATATGTATTTAAGAATGGTTGTAGAAACGTATGACTGGAATCCGGTTCCTGAAGATGGAGGAATGAACGGTTCTAAAGAAGAAAGAACTACTACCTACAACTGGGTAAGAACTTGGAAATTAATAGACACTAAATAA
- a CDS encoding glycoside hydrolase family 28 protein — translation MKHLFLLFYLGFSLSIYANEYNVMNYGAKANGTTLDTKAVQKAIDLCSKQGGGKVIIPAGKTVLIGTIYLKDNVTLYLQNGAVLLGSPDYKDYTTDTHKNTYKNEPHMDRCLIFADGINSFSIEGNGTINGNGFPNNFTKEKGGRPMMLRFLNCNNIKIKDVTLINSASWTSAWLYCNEIVVDGIKITSRVNHNGDGLDFDGCTNVRVSNSSFNTSDDSICLQTSRPDKPCKDIVINNCVFTSKWAAMRIGLASRGDFESVTVSNCTFHDIQDSGLKIQMNEGGEMKNMIFSNIVMKNVPRPIFMTFCQQRAGTDTPMKMLPMKAMHSFSFNNFIIDNKDVDKNSAIFLTGMPKNYITDIQLNNIQMTVSGGGNKTDANRTDIKEYTLETLGNWWPEFSLVGTLPASGIYARHINGLFINNFYLHTVLDDKRPAVVLNDVLHFNSNSIFLNRKKQTIKDN, via the coding sequence ATGAAACACCTTTTCCTTCTTTTTTATCTTGGTTTTAGTTTATCTATATATGCTAACGAGTATAATGTTATGAATTATGGAGCAAAAGCCAATGGCACAACCTTAGATACAAAAGCCGTACAAAAAGCTATTGATTTATGCTCTAAACAAGGTGGCGGAAAAGTTATAATTCCTGCTGGTAAAACAGTACTTATTGGCACTATATATTTAAAAGATAATGTAACACTTTATCTGCAAAATGGCGCTGTACTTTTAGGCAGTCCAGATTACAAAGACTATACAACAGATACCCACAAAAATACTTATAAGAATGAACCTCATATGGACAGGTGTTTAATTTTTGCTGATGGAATAAACTCTTTTTCTATAGAAGGTAATGGAACAATTAATGGCAACGGTTTTCCTAACAATTTTACAAAAGAAAAAGGCGGTAGACCTATGATGTTACGCTTTCTTAATTGTAATAATATTAAAATTAAAGATGTAACGCTTATAAACTCTGCTTCTTGGACTTCTGCTTGGTTATATTGTAATGAAATTGTTGTAGACGGTATTAAAATTACAAGTAGAGTTAACCACAACGGAGATGGTTTAGATTTTGATGGTTGTACCAACGTACGTGTTTCTAATTCTTCTTTTAATACTAGTGATGACTCTATTTGTTTGCAAACATCTAGACCAGATAAACCTTGTAAAGACATTGTAATTAACAATTGCGTATTTACTAGTAAATGGGCAGCTATGCGCATTGGGTTAGCTTCTAGAGGAGATTTTGAGTCCGTTACTGTAAGCAATTGTACGTTTCATGACATACAAGATTCTGGACTAAAAATACAAATGAATGAGGGTGGTGAAATGAAAAACATGATTTTTTCTAACATTGTCATGAAAAACGTTCCTAGACCTATTTTTATGACTTTCTGCCAACAAAGAGCTGGTACAGATACTCCTATGAAAATGCTTCCTATGAAGGCTATGCATTCTTTCTCTTTCAATAATTTTATTATCGATAATAAAGATGTAGATAAAAACTCTGCTATTTTTTTAACTGGTATGCCTAAAAATTACATTACAGACATACAGTTAAACAATATACAAATGACAGTTTCTGGTGGTGGAAATAAAACAGACGCTAATAGAACAGATATTAAAGAGTATACTTTAGAAACCTTAGGCAATTGGTGGCCAGAATTTAGTCTAGTTGGCACATTACCTGCTTCTGGTATTTATGCCAGACATATTAATGGTTTGTTTATAAACAACTTTTATTTACATACTGTTTTAGATGATAAAAGACCTGCTGTTGTTTTAAATGATGTTCTACATTTTAATAGCAATTCTATTTTTTTAAACCGAAAAAAACAAACTATCAAAGACAATTAA